A stretch of the Vigna radiata var. radiata cultivar VC1973A chromosome 7, Vradiata_ver6, whole genome shotgun sequence genome encodes the following:
- the LOC106767504 gene encoding LOW QUALITY PROTEIN: rho GDP-dissociation inhibitor 1 (The sequence of the model RefSeq protein was modified relative to this genomic sequence to represent the inferred CDS: deleted 1 base in 1 codon): protein MSLAIGVVSNAKSMGFDDKDKEGAADAPETQHAGKTAHEEESGDERGTSLSRHMSEGSAAVTEDEEEDVERKIDLGPQCTLKEQLEKDKDDESLRRWKEQLLGSVDINAVGESLEPEVKILSLAIKTAGREDIVLPIPESGNPEGLWFTLKEGSRYSLMFTFQVSHNIVSGLKYTNTVWKTGLKVDSTKEMIGTFSPQAEPYTHEMPEETTPSGLFARGTYSARSKFVDDDNKLYLEINYTFDIKKDWA from the exons ATGTCTTTGGCCATTGGGGTGGTTTCCAAC GCAAAAAGCATGGGTTTTGATGACAAAGACAAGGAGGGTGCAGCAGACGCTCCTGAAACGCAGCACGCCGGAAAAACTGCTCACGAGGAGGAAAGTGGCGACGAACGAGGGACGAGTCTCAGTAGACACATGAGTGAAGGTTCCGCTGCTGTCACcgaggatgaagaagaggatgtCGAGAGGAAGATCGACTTGGGTCCCCAGTGCACTTTGAAAGAGCAACTCGAAAAGGATAAG GATGATGAGAGCTTGAGGAGGTGGAAGGAACAGCTTCTTGGCAGTGTTGACATTAACGCTGTTGGTG AATCTCTGGAGCCAGAAGTGAAGATCCTGAGCCTTGCAATCAAGACAGCTGGTAGAGAAGACATTGTTCTTCCCATACCAGAGTCAGGAAATCCCGAGGGTTTATGGTTTACTCTGAAAGAAGGAAGCCGTTACAGTCTGATGTTCACTTTCCAGGTGAGCCATAATATTGTTTCAGGTCTCAAATACACAAACACTGTATGGAAAACCGGTCTCAAGG TTGACAGCACCAAAGAGATGATTGGAACATTCAGCCCTCAAGCAGAACCTTACACACATGAGATGCCAGAAGAGACAACACCATCGGGGCTCTTTGCTAGAGGGACATATTCAGCTAGATCCAAG TTTGTCGATGACGATAACAAGTTGTATTTGGAGATCAACTACACTTTTGATATTAAGAAGGATTGGGCTTAG
- the LOC106765786 gene encoding transcription initiation factor IIF subunit alpha isoform X1, protein MSIDLLLKPTCGGCGSTTDLYGSNCKHMTLCLTCGKNMAENKAKCFDCGAIVTRLIREYSVRATSGSDKHYFIGRFVSGLPDFSKKKSAENKWSLQKEGLQSRQVTDALREKYKNKPWLLEDETGQSQFQGHLEGAQSATYYLLMMERKEFVAIPAGSWYNFNKVAQYKQLTLEEAEEKMKNRKKTADGYDRWIMKAASGAAAFGGRGRSDDKESIVGGGGKSRKKTDEDDEGHVSDKGEEDEDEEVARRSRLGLNKKGGDDDEEGPRGGDLDLDDDDIEKGDDWEHEEIFTDDDEAVGNDPAEREDLAPEVPAPPEIKQDDEDEDEENEEGGGLSKSGKELKKLLRTSGLNESDAEDDDYDDDVDDETGVPPVIASKQKDAPKEEPTDNSPSKPVVTGTAQGTLSTSKPSKGKRKFNEETKATTGAPPKKVKIENEPKSIVKDENGSASKNNTPAKGVPPAPSSKGGSSPIPSGPVSEEEIRAVLMQKTPLTTQDLVAKFRARLRCPEDKKAFADILKRISKIQKTNTSSYVILRDR, encoded by the exons ATGTCGATTGACCTGCTGTTGAAGCCAACGTGTGGCGGATGTGGTTCCACCACCGATCTTTATGGAAGCAATTGTAAACACATGACTCTGTGCTTGACCTGTGGCAAGAACATGGCAGAGAACAAGGCAAAATGCTTTGATTGTGGCGCCATCGTTACTCGCTTGATTCGA GAGTATAGCGTTCGCGCTACCTCTGGTAGTGACAAACATTACTTCATTGGGAGATTTGTATCTGGTTTGCCTGACTTTTCGAAGAAGAAAAGTGCTGAAAACAAATGGTCCTTGCAGAAGGAGGGATTACAGAGCCGCCAAGTTACCGATGCTTTGCGG GAGAAGTACAAGAACAAACCATGGCTCTTGGAGGACGAAACTGGTCAGTCTCAATTCCAGGGTCATCTTGAAGGTGCACAATCAGCTACGTATTACCTGCTCATGATGGAAAGAAAGGAATTTGTTGCCATTCCTGCTGGTTCTTG GTACAACTTTAACAAAGTTGCACAATATAAACAATTGACATTGGAGGAAGcagaagagaaaatgaagaacagAAAGAAAACTGCTGATGGATATGACAGATGGATAATGAAAGCAGCAAGTGGGGCAGCTGCATTTGGTGGACGTGGGAGGTCTGATGACAAGGAAAGCATTGTGGGTGGAGGGGGGAAAAGCCGTAAGAAAACTGACGAAGATGATGAAGGCCATGTATCAGATAAAggagaagaggatgaagatgaggaggtAGCAAGGAGGAGTAGACTTGGACTAAACAAAAAaggtggtgatgatgatgaagaaggtCCAAGGGGAGGAGACCTTGATCTGGATGATGATGATATCGAAAAGG GTGATGATTGGGAGCATGAAGAGATTTTCACTGATGATGATGAAGCTGTTGGCAACGATCCTGCGGAAAGGGAAGATTTGGCTCCTGAAGTTCCTGCTCCTCCAGAAATCAAGCAG GATGAcgaggatgaagatgaagaaaatgaagaagggGGAGGCCTGAGTAAATCTGGGAAAGAGCTGAAGAAGCTGCTACGTACTAGTGGTCTAAATGAGTCCGACGCTGAAGATGATGATTACGATGATGAT GTGGATGATGAGACTGGCGTTCCTCCTGTGATTGCTTCAAAGCAGAAGGATGCACCTAAGGAAGAACCCACTGACAACAGCCCTTCAAAACCTGTAGTAACAGGAACTGCTCAGGGAACTTTATCCACTTCAAAGCCTTCAAAAGGGAAGAGAAAATTCAATGAGGAAACGAAAGCCACTACTGGTGCACCACCGAAGAAGGTCAAAATAGAAAAC GAACCAAAATCAATTGTGAAAGATGAAAACGGGTCTGCATCTAAAAATAATACTCCTGCAAAAGGTGTACCACCAGCACCATCATCTAAAGGTGGCTCTTCCCCCATACCTTCTGGACCTGTGAGTGAGGAAGAAATCAGGGCTGTTTTGATGCAGAAGACTCCATTGACCACACAGGATCTTGTTGCTAAATTCAGAGCAAGGCTAAGATGTCCAGAG GATAAAAAGGCTTTTGCGGATATCCTGAAGAGAATCTCCAAGATACAGAAAACTAATACATCCAGTTATGTTATATTGAGAGATAGGTGA
- the LOC106765786 gene encoding transcription initiation factor IIF subunit alpha isoform X2 gives MSIDLLLKPTCGGCGSTTDLYGSNCKHMTLCLTCGKNMAENKAKCFDCGAIVTRLIREYSVRATSGSDKHYFIGRFVSGLPDFSKKKSAENKWSLQKEGLQSRQVTDALREKYKNKPWLLEDETGQSQFQGHLEGAQSATYYLLMMERKEFVAIPAGSWYNFNKVAQYKQLTLEEAEEKMKNRKKTADGYDRWIMKAASGAAAFGGRGRSDDKESIVGGGGKSRKKTDEDDEGHVSDKGEEDEDEEVARRSRLGLNKKGGDDDEEGPRGGDLDLDDDDIEKGDDWEHEEIFTDDDEAVGNDPAEREDLAPEVPAPPEIKQDDEDEDEENEEGGGLSKSGKELKKLLRTSGLNESDAEDDDVDDETGVPPVIASKQKDAPKEEPTDNSPSKPVVTGTAQGTLSTSKPSKGKRKFNEETKATTGAPPKKVKIENEPKSIVKDENGSASKNNTPAKGVPPAPSSKGGSSPIPSGPVSEEEIRAVLMQKTPLTTQDLVAKFRARLRCPEDKKAFADILKRISKIQKTNTSSYVILRDR, from the exons ATGTCGATTGACCTGCTGTTGAAGCCAACGTGTGGCGGATGTGGTTCCACCACCGATCTTTATGGAAGCAATTGTAAACACATGACTCTGTGCTTGACCTGTGGCAAGAACATGGCAGAGAACAAGGCAAAATGCTTTGATTGTGGCGCCATCGTTACTCGCTTGATTCGA GAGTATAGCGTTCGCGCTACCTCTGGTAGTGACAAACATTACTTCATTGGGAGATTTGTATCTGGTTTGCCTGACTTTTCGAAGAAGAAAAGTGCTGAAAACAAATGGTCCTTGCAGAAGGAGGGATTACAGAGCCGCCAAGTTACCGATGCTTTGCGG GAGAAGTACAAGAACAAACCATGGCTCTTGGAGGACGAAACTGGTCAGTCTCAATTCCAGGGTCATCTTGAAGGTGCACAATCAGCTACGTATTACCTGCTCATGATGGAAAGAAAGGAATTTGTTGCCATTCCTGCTGGTTCTTG GTACAACTTTAACAAAGTTGCACAATATAAACAATTGACATTGGAGGAAGcagaagagaaaatgaagaacagAAAGAAAACTGCTGATGGATATGACAGATGGATAATGAAAGCAGCAAGTGGGGCAGCTGCATTTGGTGGACGTGGGAGGTCTGATGACAAGGAAAGCATTGTGGGTGGAGGGGGGAAAAGCCGTAAGAAAACTGACGAAGATGATGAAGGCCATGTATCAGATAAAggagaagaggatgaagatgaggaggtAGCAAGGAGGAGTAGACTTGGACTAAACAAAAAaggtggtgatgatgatgaagaaggtCCAAGGGGAGGAGACCTTGATCTGGATGATGATGATATCGAAAAGG GTGATGATTGGGAGCATGAAGAGATTTTCACTGATGATGATGAAGCTGTTGGCAACGATCCTGCGGAAAGGGAAGATTTGGCTCCTGAAGTTCCTGCTCCTCCAGAAATCAAGCAG GATGAcgaggatgaagatgaagaaaatgaagaagggGGAGGCCTGAGTAAATCTGGGAAAGAGCTGAAGAAGCTGCTACGTACTAGTGGTCTAAATGAGTCCGACGCTGAAGATGATGAT GTGGATGATGAGACTGGCGTTCCTCCTGTGATTGCTTCAAAGCAGAAGGATGCACCTAAGGAAGAACCCACTGACAACAGCCCTTCAAAACCTGTAGTAACAGGAACTGCTCAGGGAACTTTATCCACTTCAAAGCCTTCAAAAGGGAAGAGAAAATTCAATGAGGAAACGAAAGCCACTACTGGTGCACCACCGAAGAAGGTCAAAATAGAAAAC GAACCAAAATCAATTGTGAAAGATGAAAACGGGTCTGCATCTAAAAATAATACTCCTGCAAAAGGTGTACCACCAGCACCATCATCTAAAGGTGGCTCTTCCCCCATACCTTCTGGACCTGTGAGTGAGGAAGAAATCAGGGCTGTTTTGATGCAGAAGACTCCATTGACCACACAGGATCTTGTTGCTAAATTCAGAGCAAGGCTAAGATGTCCAGAG GATAAAAAGGCTTTTGCGGATATCCTGAAGAGAATCTCCAAGATACAGAAAACTAATACATCCAGTTATGTTATATTGAGAGATAGGTGA
- the LOC111242087 gene encoding uncharacterized protein LOC111242087 isoform X2, with the protein MNVIQEGEINVVLFFQIHSADFPITMGAKLCIMCYENRKSCPRDGSDFKNERKQRGYCRILKRMEVEREEKKVRYLTLEDWIKASPGLKPCEGSFSSKNFQKKVHPCVSQSSGSLITETKDSLCLDRPMKHDEEGGEMLSSTSLNVKPERRVRFKLPHTIIYYSLDGPFSPEETYYNSQIDEGSFYSSICKEYSSNSSAEEPFLRLAVDILPLVSVSSKI; encoded by the exons ATGAATGTCATACAGGAGGGAGAAATCAATGTG GTTCTcttttttcagattcattctgCTGATTTTCCCATTACAATGGGTGCTAAACTCTGTATTATGTGTTACGAAAATAGAAAATCATGCCCCAGAGATGGCAGTGATTTcaagaatgaaagaaagcaAAGAGGGTATTGCAGGATCTTGAAAAGAATGGAggtggagagagaagagaagaaggttcGATATCTGACTCTAGAAGATTGGATAAAAGCTTCTCCTGGTTTGAAGCCATGCGAAGGGTCTTTTTCTTCTAAGAATTTTCAGAAAAAGGTTCATCCTTGTGTTAGTCAAAGCAGTGGATCATTGATAACTGAAACCAAAGACAGTTTGTGCTTGGACAGACCCATGAAGCATGATGAAGAAGGTGGAGAAATGTTAAGTTCGACATCCTTAAATGTGAAACCAGAGAGAAGAGTAAGGTTTAAGCTGCCTCATACTATCATATATTACTCACTAGATGGGCCTTTTTCGCCAGAAGAGACTTATTATAACAGTCAAATTGATGAAGGGTCGTTTTACTCATCAATCTGCAAAGAATACTCATCCAACTCTTCTGCTGAAGAACCATTTCTCAGACTCGCAGTGGATATTCTTCCTCTTGTCTCAGTCTCttccaaaatttaa
- the LOC111242087 gene encoding uncharacterized protein LOC111242087 isoform X1: protein MNMVARQERQVCALFSLPLQEMHLHSEVTGEMLKLLPFSAKPSLAIGRKSCPRDGSDFKNERKQRGYCRILKRMEVEREEKKVRYLTLEDWIKASPGLKPCEGSFSSKNFQKKVHPCVSQSSGSLITETKDSLCLDRPMKHDEEGGEMLSSTSLNVKPERRVRFKLPHTIIYYSLDGPFSPEETYYNSQIDEGSFYSSICKEYSSNSSAEEPFLRLAVDILPLVSVSSKI, encoded by the exons ATGAATATGGTCGCCAGGCAAGAGAGGCAAGTATGTGCACTTTTCTCTCTACCTTTACAGGAGATGCATCTTCACTCTGAAGTGACTGGTGAGATGTTGAAGCTTCTTCCTTTTTCAGCAAAACCCAGTCTAGCTATTGGAAG AAAATCATGCCCCAGAGATGGCAGTGATTTcaagaatgaaagaaagcaAAGAGGGTATTGCAGGATCTTGAAAAGAATGGAggtggagagagaagagaagaaggttcGATATCTGACTCTAGAAGATTGGATAAAAGCTTCTCCTGGTTTGAAGCCATGCGAAGGGTCTTTTTCTTCTAAGAATTTTCAGAAAAAGGTTCATCCTTGTGTTAGTCAAAGCAGTGGATCATTGATAACTGAAACCAAAGACAGTTTGTGCTTGGACAGACCCATGAAGCATGATGAAGAAGGTGGAGAAATGTTAAGTTCGACATCCTTAAATGTGAAACCAGAGAGAAGAGTAAGGTTTAAGCTGCCTCATACTATCATATATTACTCACTAGATGGGCCTTTTTCGCCAGAAGAGACTTATTATAACAGTCAAATTGATGAAGGGTCGTTTTACTCATCAATCTGCAAAGAATACTCATCCAACTCTTCTGCTGAAGAACCATTTCTCAGACTCGCAGTGGATATTCTTCCTCTTGTCTCAGTCTCttccaaaatttaa
- the LOC106765578 gene encoding alkaline ceramidase, translated as MAESISSFWGPVTSTKECCEMNYAYSSYIAEFYNTISNIPTILLALIGLINALRQRFEKRFSVLHVSNMTLAFGSMLYHATLQRVQQQSDETPMVWEVLLYMYILYSPDWHYRSTMPIFLFVYGALFAAAHSVFHFGIGFKVHYIILILLCIPRMYKYYIHTEDASAKRLAKLFLVTFLFGSLFGFCDRIFCKEISSSPINPQGHALWHVFMGFNSYFANTFLMFCRAQQRGWSPKVLHLLGVLPYVKIEKPKSQ; from the exons ATGGCAGAATCTATATCAAGCTTTTGGGGTCCAGTCACATCCACCAAAGAGTGTTGTGAAATGAACTATGCTTATTCATCTTACATTGCTGAATTTTATAACACAATATCCAACATTCCGACAATACTTTTGGCTTTGATCGGTCTTATAAATGCCTTAAGACAGCGGTTTGAGAAAAGATTTAGTGTTCTTCATGTATCAAACATGACACTTGCCTTTGGAAGCATGTTGTACCATGCCACATTGCAGCGTGT GCAACAGCAAAGTGATGAAACTCCTATGGTATGGGAGGTGCTGCTGTACATGTACATCCTCTACTCTCCAGATTGGCATTATCGCAGTACAATGCCCATCTTCCTCTTCGTCTATGGTGCTCTTTTTGCCGCTGCTCATTCAGTGTTTCATTTTGGTATTGGCTTCAAAGTGCATTATATCATTCTCATTCTTCTCTGCATTCCAAGAATGTACAAGTATTATATTCACACTGAAGATGCTTCTGCGAAGCGGCTTGCAAAGCTGTTTTTAGTTACTTTTTTATTCGGCAGTTTGTTTGGGTTCTGTGATCGAATTTTCTGCAAGGAGATTTCCAGTTCGCCTATTAACCCTCAGGGTCATGCGTTGTGGCATGTATTTATGGGCTTCAATTCCTACTTCGCCAACACATTCTTGATGTTTTGCCGGGCTCAACAGCGTGGGTGGTCTCCAAAAGTTCTTCATTTATTGGGTGTATTACCTTACGTGAAGATTGAGAAACCAAAAAGCCAGTGA